In Mangifera indica cultivar Alphonso chromosome 14, CATAS_Mindica_2.1, whole genome shotgun sequence, the DNA window ATATTAAACCCGCAATCTTATACTTAATCTTGCCATTCAAATCCAAACCAATAATACTACATTTTTGTCACAATGTTGTACCTGAATGCTGTGAGCCTGATGGGCCATGAGCAGCTGGAGGGTATCCAGCAGGGGGGTAACCAGCTGGTGGATAGCCGGCAGGAGGGTAACCTTGCTGTGGAGGGTAACCTTGCGGAGGGTAACCTTGCTGTGGTGGATAGCCTTGCGGAGGGTAACCTTGCTGTGGTGGATAGCCTTGCGGAGGGTAACCTTGCTGTGGTGGATAGCCTTGCGGAGGATATGCGCCAGGTGGTGGAGGGTACTGAGGAGGATACCCATGACCTCCACCATGACCAGTTAGCTGTGAAAATAGCCCCTTATCAGATTCTTCATTCTTTCCCCCTCCCATGTTTTCCAGATCCCAGAATCACTATATCTAAAACAAAGATTGTTTATAAACTAATGAGATTCAAATCAAAGTTCCAATCCCAAGTAAACTCATCTGatcaaaacagaaataaaaCCCTGGAAGAACACCATTTAAATTCAACAATACGAAGCCCCatcaaaattaaacataaagaTAGAAACTttacataacaaaaatacatgAAACCACAAAATGAACCATACCCAGATCGAGTTAATTGGCAATTCAAAACTGCTAATGAAatgatcaaacaaatattaataattaactttaaaaaaaaatacactttACAAAAACCACATCgaagattttcaaataatgacataaaaattaccctttaatcaatcaatcaaatgcCACAAAATAAACGGAGATACAGATCCAGAAAGGAGTAAGAACAAAACGCtacaatttcaataataaattgaaacaaaatgGAATCTACGAAAGGCAAGGCAATAATGAGAAAAGCTGACCTTTTTAAAAAGGCGAATACGAATTCGAAAAGTAATGGCAACAATGGCAGGAGGTGATGAATTGGGAATAATATAACAGGATCCGAAAGCAACTTCCGAGCCAGTTCTGTCTTCGAAGATGAGACGCAAAAGGATTCCTTCTTCTCAATTTTTGACGCGTATTGCTCGcgtatatctttatatttaattatatcctttaaaaaaaagtgttCATATTGGGCTTAATAACTGTTTCCCACCAAACTttgttaaaagaattttttcattatttaagtttaaaaaatctaaattcatACCATATGTAATTTAAACGTTTGTTCGTTTTCCTCTATGTCTCACTGTCATTGCCCAATTCTCGTCTTCCTCCACTTGATATTGTCTGAGGAACACAGCCGAGGGCgaagaattattattatgtgGTTAGGTGGTCAATCAAACATCTATTGGTGCTTGGATGTGATAGTTAACATGGAGGTGCAATACAAAAGGCCTGTGACGACGATGTGTAGTGTTGAGGCGTGTGTCTCAAGTGGTGTAAGGTGCAATCTCGCGAAAGTACTATTGTGGTAAAGTAACAATTGAGTGAGATGATGGTGTGAGGAGATGAAGGTGACTGACATTAAAAGTGTAGGgcacaataaaaataattgaagaagaTAAAATGGTGAgaagagtttaaaataataatgtgcatattttaacaaaatatgttGACAATATGTTAAGATAATTCacaattgagagaaaaaattttcGCAAAATTGGTgcaaattttgtaatttttctttttaaaattgttattcaatttcgGTAAAGACAAATTGTGACATTATAaaagatttgattgatttaattaacaaatttaataaacggGTCAGAAAGAGTTTTTCCAAATTAAAGGACAAAAACGTTGATCAAAGTTTGGGTAGCAAAGAGTAATTCAGTgttcatatatttaattgatttaattaattaggcTAATAAGGAGGGAGTGATGCGACGAGCCGATGAGACTGAAAGCCATCATTATACGTGTCGTCATCACAGGCTGAGACTCGTGCCACTTGGCACCTAGCAAGCCCAGGAAGTAAGAGGTGATGGGTTACCGTAAAAGTCACtgaatttagaaattttcttgataattttttatcatttatttttcagaaaaaataatttctcaGTCAGCCAGTCAAATCTGATGGCTGATTTATTTTACACacgaaaatattattaattaattttataatatttgtttacattattgtctatttaatctaaattattaggttatttgattattaaaaaattttctgagttattgtaattaataaatttttatatttttttcggTTCATTCAGCTGGCTGATTTTATCTGCCATCATAAATTCAACCATTTTGAGTCTTGCCAATATATCAATGGTTAAGgtttaattcgaatcaaattaaattagaattcagtttattttaataaagttaattttgagtttatcaagtttatttcaaaagtgtttaaatttaatttgtttgagagaaattaaattttaaatttgatttaatactaaaataatatcgttttaatatatattaatcaaaatgatattattttaatagatttgtatcgaattttttaaatttacgaattttacaaattaaatacttttaaaatttaaatttaaaaatattaaaattttaaatttaaatttaaaatcaaataaattcaatttaaatataatccTATCAACCATCCTCCCTATAGACTTTTCCTATTGTTGTCTTCCACCCTCTAAAGCTTTTCGCCCTCACTCCCTTTCATCGTATACAGTAATTTTGCTAGAACTTGTAATTCCTCTTATATTAATggttaaccaaatacaatattaattaatttttaaaatatatttaattaaaataatatttaaatattcttatattacttccgttttaataataaaaaatataaagtaatgTCAAAATTGgcatatgatatatcatgtGGGTATGATTGGATAGAAACTTTTTAACAATGGTAAATAATTGTCCACGTGTCCTCCTTCCGTTAGCTTGATGAATGAGTCATCTGTTATCTCCTGCCATATTTAACTTCGCAAGTAAAAAGGACGACATTTAACTATTAACGTCTCTGCCCCACCAGATCTCTACAGCCCCGGTTTTCCTCTACGCCAGGCAACAAATCCAAAGCAacctcatcttcttcttcttcatacaACAAAACCGAAAACCCATTTCCCTATTCTCATTTTTCAGCCAGTAAaggaaggtttttttttttttttcaaacgatAATGGCGATACGGCAAGGGTCATTGAGAGAGAAGCTGCTCTCTGTTAAGGGCTACCCAGAGCCTGGCTTAAGCGTTGTGGAATCCAACGATGAAGACCTACAGCGTTGTTGTTGCTCGCGGCGGGTCATTTGCGATAAAATCGCGAGCTTTGTAAAGAGTTTGATCGATGTATTTGGTAAGGCTGTTCGTATGGGCAGGTCTGATCCAAGGAAGATTGTGTTCGCAGCGAAGATGGGTTTGTCTTTGGTGCTTATTTCACTGCTGATTTTCCTGAAAATGCCTCTTAAAGAGCTCAGTAGTCACTATGTTTGGGCTATTCTTACTGTTGTGGTTGTGTTTGAGTTCAGTATAGGTACGCTTTTTCTGatgtttattttgtatttgatacGAGTATAGTACTTTTGCTgatgtttattttgtttctgGCTGATTCAGTCATTTTAGGTGGTttgaatttcttcaattttagagttttagcCTGTAGTGAAGTTGTCTAAGTTATGGTGCTATACATAGGGGATTCATTTTGTACATTGGATTGGATAGAATTGGGGACTTACAAGCTGGAAGTTTATCACCGTGATTGATTGAAGTTGAACAAaaagatagataaaaatttCACGGCTTATTGATTTTTCTGTACAGTCGCCTTTATATGAGTTTTGTATTTGGCCCAGAGTAGACCATAAAAAACTTAGTAAAGCAAAGAATACATTTTTAGGTTGTTTGTCAAGTTcgtttattttattgaataaaattgtgaattttttattgcaaCCCTTGATAATAACTGCACATGAGAAAAGCAGCTTGGCATATTTCTCTTGTTGTAGCCTCAATTGGTTCAATATctatgattaataattttttttttgtgtgtgtatatttatataatatatatatattagatttctaGTTAGGACCATCCTGACATACTTATGTCAGGACTCAGGACAAAACTTATTCGCTGTTGGATCCTTATATGTAAATTATCATTTCAGTCCAATGAGTGGATCTAACAGTATTCAAGGACGGTcacgataaaattatatcatgatGATCTTGGCTAGAGAATTTCTATATGTTTATAAGTTTTGCATAAAATATTCCTTCTCTGCTTTATAAAAAGTTGGTGCTTTAGTTACTATCTCCACATGGATTTTTCTAATTCCCAAAAAGAgtaagaaaatgtttttttattttgaaatggTACATAGCTGTGTTTTTGTGCAGGAGCAACACTTAGCAAAGGATTTAACCGCGGGTTGGGGACATTCTCAGCTGGAGGGCTTGCTCTTGCTACTGCAGAGCTTTCAGTATTGGCTGGAGAGTGGGAAGAAGTTTTAATTGTTATCAGTATCTTCATTATAGGTCTGCTTTTGCATCTACACCATGTTGTTAGACTGTTTGTTAATTTTGTCCACTAACCATTTGTTCTCTCTTttgctttttttgttttattatgtgGTTAATTGCCAGGATTTTTGGCTACTTATGCAAAGCTATATCCTACAATGAAGCCTTATGAATATGGGTTTCGTGTGTTCTTGCTGACATATTGTTACATAATGGTATCTGGGTATAGAACAAGGGAGTTTATTCACACAGCTGTAACACGGTTTTTGCTCATTGCCTTGGGTGCTGGTGTTTGTTTGGTaataaatatatgcatttaTCCCATTTGGGCTGGTGAAGATTTGCACAACTTGGTGGTGAAAAATTTCAGGAATGTGGCAACTTCTTTGGAAGGTTGATTTCTGCTGATTAATTATCTTACTGGATTCATTAGATTGCTTCTCATAACTTCTTTCCCTTCCCAGCTTGCCTTTCTGTTTTATGACTAATACCTTTGAGCTTCAAGTTAGGTTGTATTAACAGGTACCTCAGTTGTATTGAATATGAGAGGGTCCCTTCTAAAATTCTTATTTACCAAGCTGCCGATGACCCAGTTTACAGTGGCTACAGATCAGCTGTAGAATCAACAAGCCAAGAGGATGCTCTGGtatttttatttccaatttGCAATTTGTTTCATGAATGggaatgatataattattttcttaactCCTTTTATATTCCTTATTCTAATGTGTAGATGGGATTTGCTATTTGGGAGCCGCCTCATGGTCCTTACAAGTCATTTAAATATCCATGGAAGAATTACGTTAAAGTAAGTGGCGCACTAAGGCATTGTGCATTCATGGTTATGGCGTTGCATGGATGCATACTTTCAGAAATACAGGTAATGATTTTGCAGAGGTTTTGAAGTTTGACATGTGCACAATATTGATTCATATAGATTAGGTAATTCTTGGGTTTATATTGATGAATTAGTGTGCACAAGTTGAATGCTCAAGTAGTCATATACTTTGACTAAGGAATGTTGAAGAGGTCCAATTCTCAAGATTGACTCTTAGAAAGTTGTTTCTGCACCATATAACTCTTAGGTTATTTGATCACACAACTTAGTTAAAACAGCTGGCTCAGCCTAAGGAGATGATTCATTCTTGAATTATGACATTTGTCAAGTTTTCTGCCAGCTGTAGCCTAAACTATCACTGCCCTCTGCTCAGATCTAGGTACTGCATTTTATATGCAATGAGATCTTATTCTCCTTTCTTAAAGAAGCAAAGAGTCACTGCTCTTGTTGTCTGTTGCAAGATTAAATTGATCACTGAACACATCTATCATtatctttttcttaaaatttctttaagTCAAACAGTTTACACCATAGTTGTTAAAAGCTCGCTTTAAGTGAGAGGCTCCTCAAGGCAGTAGGTCCACTGCTTCTAGACATGCAAAGCGAGTGAGAGTCTTAAAACATAGCTTAAGTGCTCTTTTATTGCGatttataagaagaaaaaaggtcAGAAAAGCatgtttttaaaccaaaatctttttttttttttaagtctaatACTAAGTCGATGTTTAAGGATACATAAGTCTTGGAATGCAAGTCCTCTGACAAAAAAGAATGTTTTCATGAAGAAATGAATGAAATCAGAGATGAAAATTATGACAATGAGAAAGAAGATGTAACCTTcaataatgaaaatgaagatttggatttcaattaaaatacatatttgataaaaGTTTATGTAGATTAAAgagtttttatatttgtttatgttttattttaaacatttatatttgtttttgagAATTCATCGATGATATTATACTTTGATGTTTGAGTAATTGGTCtctattaatttgtttttttatcgtTTTTGGTCCAAAAGCAATGCCTTTGCCTCATTTTTTTCGTTCAGGCGATAAAATCCCTCATCGCTTTTAGGTGCTTTTCACCTTTAACAATTATGATTTACACTGCTATCTTGACATCCTTCGTTGTACAGCACTGTGCTTGAGGTAAATTGCAATATCACATATGAACCATGGATTCGTGTGCTTCATGAGAAAGTACTCAGCTATTTGTCAGTCCAATGGGTCCATGACAAGCACTGTTTTGTTTAATTGTGTTGTTGCCTTCATGCCTGTAGACCTGTTTTATAAGGTTATTTTCAAGAGTTAGCCTCACTTTTCTCTTTGATTGGACTGTCTGCGTTTCTATTGAATTTTGTGATATTTGTATGTAAAGGCTCCAGAGGATCGGAGACAAGTCTTTCGTCGTGAGCTGCAGAGGGTGGGTATTGAAGGTGCTAAAGTTTTGCGTGAACTTGCGAATAAAATTAAGAGAATGGAGAAATTAGGTCCAGTCGACATACTCTCTGAAGTGCATGAGGCTGCAGAGGAATTGCAGAGCAAGGTTGACCGGAAATCATACCTTCTTGTCAATGCAGAGAGCTGGGAAATTGGAACCCGGGCGAAGGTGCAGGGAGAACCCCAAGAATCACTTAAGTTGgatgatgaagaaaatgaagtgcTTGAATATAAATCTCGTAGCGAAGCTGTACTTGATCTCAGATCAGTTATGCACACAAATTGGGAATTCCATAGCTCAAACATAGGTATGAATTCCAGAAGGATACCAGACATTCCTCCTGAAATGAAGAAACAAATATCATGGCCAGCTCGAATCTCATTTGATGCTGATGCAATGCCACATTTGGAAAAATCAAAAACGTATGAAAGTGCAAGCGCCTTGTCTCTAGCGACTTTTTCTTCacttttgattgaatttgttgCCAGGTTGCAAAATGTTGTTGATGCTTTTGAAGAGTTAGGTGAGAAAGCAAATTTTAAGGAACCTATTGATCAATCAGCAATGGAGGCAGCGCTGCTGCCAATTGGGTGGTGGACCAGATTGCGGAGATTGCTGAAGTTCTAGAATCCAAACAGAAacatttttctgttaaaatccTGAAACATGAAACTCAAATCTTATATGAATTCTCAAGCTACCTATTGATGGAATCACAGCTTCTGACATTGGTTTCAAGACTTTCCAACATACATCGGTCTCAGTTTTTTAAGTCTGAAGACAATGGAGGCTGATTTCAGAACAGCAAATTTTTGCAGACAAGAAATGGTGTACAAACTCTCTTGTAGTGGTAGTTTTATCAAGGATAGACTGGTAGATCTAATATCTGGAAGCAGAGAGAAAATTTCTGatgaatttttcttttggatGACAAGACAAATCCAGTTACCATGAATTTGTATGAAAACATGGtagaatatatatgaaaataaactttttgTTGCTCTGTTTATTTTTGGCAATAATATATGTATCCAATTTTGTgtatctatttaattatttatatttgggtattactttattttaatttaaaatcatctaattatacaATAACGTATCATCTGGATACCTAATTGGATACTCAAAACTGGGTGTATTAACTCTTTATGTCAGTCTTTATACTTTTGGTTTCTCATCCCTATTTGATGAATCCTTTTGCTGCCTGCTTGGAACATCATACAGTTGACATCCAGATTTGGCAACCCCATTTTGGAAGGAAAGTTGCAGTTTCAAAGTATTGGTTTTTGCTATTAAAAATGCAAATGTCAGAAATCcatcttttatcattttcatttcagtATTTTGCCTACAAGTTCGAGGTTGCTGCCCCTGAGCTGAACTGAGGGGAGTAACCAAGCTGAGTCCAAGCCTGATCTTGCTCAGTTCCAGGTTAGGGTTGATTAAAATATCAGTAACCCTCTAAAGTGTCAAATCTTGttcttatattttcaaaatataaaattaattaataaatatataaatcatgaaatttaaatatgtttttttcagTCAAGTTTGAATCAGTTACCATTGTTTCAAGTTCAGGCAAAAAACTTCTTAATTGAACTCAGCTTTGTCACAGTGTCatcaaattgagttcaaaccaaatattattcaattcgATTTGTTCATATTTTAACTGATGTCACCAATCTATCTGACCCATCACTGGTTAAGACCCAGAGTGACCTTTGGACTGGAGCAAGGTCCGGTTcgagaatgaaaaaatattgattttaataccAAAAGGAAAACATCTGACGGACTGAACCGGACCGGACCAACATTTCAAATTCACCTCATTTTGTGACAACAATCTTCTCGAGTCAAAAAGACAACCCGATATTGAAGTAAATTACTgcctaaaaaggaaaaacaaatcagatcaaataaaatcttttagcTTTACATCTCTCTTCACGTTCTCGCCGGATCAAGTACTTTGCTCGCTCAATCCAAGCCTCTCTAGGTACtataatgtttctttttttttttttcatctggcaacatgtttttttatttcgGTGAAGCTTCTTACTGTCGCTTTACGCTTTGAATTTCTTCGATCTGATTTTTTTGGTGTATAATTATTGCTTTTGGAAACCTGTGAACTCGTGGAATCACTCGTATTAGCTTGAGATCTTATTAGGTTTGTGTTTCTGGACTCTCTGTTTTCTAATTAATTAGAGTAATTCTTTTTATAGCATTCAGTGTGGTGTGTATGGAATTATGTtgaatttatgaaattatgagaattaattggaaattttggttttttcccTGTAATGTTGTATAGTCAAGAACTAATAAATTTGGATGGTTTAGAAATAAATTGTGAAACTTAAACTTGGTAAAGTgctttcaattttcatttatttaaaaattttgttcctatttttaaattattcagcTATGaagaatgttatttttaatatgtggGTTTTTTTTGTAGAGTTAAATTGTGCAAAAactagattattattattttttttctgtagGTGTGAGATCTTGCGAGCCAAGATGGCTATGATCGATGAGCCACTTTACCCCATTGCAGTTCTAATTGATGAGCTGAAAAATGATGATATTCAACTTCGTTTGAACTCAATCCGGAGGCTGTCAACTATAGCTCGTGCCCTTGGAGAGGAGAGGACTCGGAAGGAGTTGATACCGTTTTTGAGTGAGAATAATGATGATGACGATGAAGTACTTCTTGCAATGGCAGAAGAATTGGGGGTTTTCATTCCTTATGTTGGTGGTTTGGAACATGCAAATGTGTTGCTTCCTCCACTGGAGA includes these proteins:
- the LOC123196245 gene encoding glycine-rich protein A3-like isoform X3 — translated: MGGGKNEESDKGLFSQLTGHGGGHGYPPQYPPPPGAYPPQGYPPQQGYPPQGYPPQQGYPPQGYPPQQGYPPAGYPPAGYPPAGYPPAAHGPSGSQHSGHGGMGALLAGGAAAAAAAYGASHLAHGSHSHMPHVAHHMSHGGKFKHGKHGKFKHGKHGKFKHGKHGMFGGKFKKWK
- the LOC123196245 gene encoding glycine-rich protein A3-like isoform X2 is translated as MGGGKNEESDKGLFSQLTGHGGGHGYPPQYPPPPGAYPPQGYPPQQGYPPQGYPPQQGYPPQGYPPQQGYPPAGYPPAGYPPAGYPPAAHGPSGSQHSGHGGMGALLAGGAAAAAAAYGASHLAHGSHSHMPHVAHHMSHGGKFKHGKHGKFKHGKHGKFKHGKHGMFGGKFKKWK
- the LOC123196245 gene encoding glycine-rich protein A3-like isoform X1; amino-acid sequence: MGGGKNEESDKGLFSQLTGHGGGHGYPPQYPPPPGAYPPQGYPPQQGYPPQGYPPQQGYPPQGYPPQQGYPPQGYPPQQGYPPAGYPPAGYPPAGYPPAAHGPSGSQHSGHGGMGALLAGGAAAAAAAYGASHLAHGSHSHMPHVAHHMSHGGKFKHGKHGKFKHGKHGKFKHGKHGMFGGKFKKWK
- the LOC123196674 gene encoding aluminum-activated malate transporter 9-like; the protein is MAIRQGSLREKLLSVKGYPEPGLSVVESNDEDLQRCCCSRRVICDKIASFVKSLIDVFGKAVRMGRSDPRKIVFAAKMGLSLVLISLLIFLKMPLKELSSHYVWAILTVVVVFEFSIGATLSKGFNRGLGTFSAGGLALATAELSVLAGEWEEVLIVISIFIIGFLATYAKLYPTMKPYEYGFRVFLLTYCYIMVSGYRTREFIHTAVTRFLLIALGAGVCLVINICIYPIWAGEDLHNLVVKNFRNVATSLEGCINRYLSCIEYERVPSKILIYQAADDPVYSGYRSAVESTSQEDALMGFAIWEPPHGPYKSFKYPWKNYVKVSGALRHCAFMVMALHGCILSEIQAPEDRRQVFRRELQRVGIEGAKVLRELANKIKRMEKLGPVDILSEVHEAAEELQSKVDRKSYLLVNAESWEIGTRAKVQGEPQESLKLDDEENEVLEYKSRSEAVLDLRSVMHTNWEFHSSNIGMNSRRIPDIPPEMKKQISWPARISFDADAMPHLEKSKTYESASALSLATFSSLLIEFVARLQNVVDAFEELGEKANFKEPIDQSAMEAALLPIGWWTRLRRLLKF